One Streptomyces lincolnensis genomic region harbors:
- a CDS encoding ABC transporter permease → MLRYFIRRLLAAAVILLVITVITFVIFYALPSDPALLACGKTCSPSRLVEIKHSLGLDRSFLAQFWEFFKGLFLGRDYGDQSVRVHCGAPCLGISFQTDTPVLTTLLSDFPADLSLGLGAAVAFVILGVGLGMVAAVRRGRAADKAAVGLALVGVSVQIYFIGLLLLYVFVDKWQILPASGYTPITQDPAAWFQGLILPWATLVIVYLAMYTRLTRSSMLEVFAEDYMRTARAKGLPARKVVLKHGLRAAITPIITIFGMDVGSLIGGSAVITESVFGINGIGKLAVDSVQNSDLPVILGTTLFAATFVVLANVVVDVVYGLVDPRVRLA, encoded by the coding sequence ATGCTTCGCTACTTCATCCGACGCCTGCTGGCGGCGGCCGTGATCCTGCTGGTGATCACGGTGATCACCTTCGTCATCTTCTACGCGCTGCCCTCCGATCCCGCCCTCCTGGCCTGCGGAAAGACCTGTTCGCCCTCCCGGCTGGTGGAGATCAAGCACTCGCTGGGCCTCGACCGGAGTTTCCTCGCCCAGTTCTGGGAGTTCTTCAAGGGACTGTTCCTCGGCCGCGACTACGGCGACCAGAGCGTGCGTGTGCACTGCGGCGCGCCCTGCCTCGGCATCTCCTTCCAGACCGACACCCCGGTCCTGACCACCCTGCTCAGCGACTTCCCCGCCGACCTCTCCCTCGGTCTCGGCGCCGCCGTGGCCTTCGTGATCCTCGGTGTCGGCCTCGGCATGGTGGCCGCGGTCCGCCGGGGGAGGGCGGCCGACAAGGCGGCCGTGGGACTGGCGCTCGTCGGTGTCTCCGTGCAGATCTACTTCATCGGTCTGCTGCTGCTGTACGTGTTCGTGGACAAGTGGCAGATCCTGCCCGCCTCCGGCTACACCCCGATCACCCAGGACCCGGCCGCCTGGTTCCAGGGGCTCATCCTGCCCTGGGCCACGCTGGTCATCGTCTACCTCGCGATGTACACCCGCCTCACCCGCTCCTCCATGCTGGAGGTCTTCGCCGAGGACTACATGCGCACCGCCCGCGCCAAGGGACTGCCGGCCCGCAAGGTCGTCCTCAAGCACGGACTGCGGGCCGCGATCACGCCGATCATCACGATCTTCGGCATGGACGTCGGCTCCCTCATCGGCGGCTCCGCGGTCATCACCGAGTCGGTGTTCGGCATCAACGGCATCGGCAAGCTCGCGGTGGACTCGGTGCAGAACTCCGATCTGCCGGTGATCCTCGGCACCACTCTCTTCGCCGCCACGTTCGTCGTCCTGGCCAACGTGGTCGTCGACGTGGTCTACGGCCTGGTCGACCCCCGTGTCCGCCTCGCCTGA
- a CDS encoding ABC transporter ATP-binding protein: MSLQTSPHPAEVAPASAPFLDVRDLRVHFPTEDGIVKSVDGVSFALEKGRTLGIVGESGSGKSVTSLALLGLHKGTRAQVSGEIRLEGRDLVALPEHDMRELRGRTVSMIFQDPLSALHPYFTVGAQIAEAYQVHHKVSRKEARDRAVEMLKRVGIPQPDRRAKDYPHQFSGGMRQRAMIAMALVCDPALLIADEPTTALDVTVQAQILDLIRDLQEEFGSAVILITHDLGVVADIADDILVMYGGRRIEYGSVRDVLTQPEHPYTWGLLESMPHIAGDVDRRLNPIAGSPPSLIDLPSGCAFHPRCTFKGWVPDGLCAVERPELLAVAGTDRHIAACHLTAETKQEIRGRRTAQ, translated from the coding sequence GTGTCCCTCCAGACATCTCCCCACCCCGCGGAGGTCGCCCCGGCGTCCGCCCCCTTCCTCGACGTACGCGATCTGCGGGTGCACTTCCCGACCGAGGACGGGATCGTGAAGTCCGTCGACGGCGTCTCCTTCGCCTTGGAGAAGGGGCGCACCCTCGGCATCGTCGGTGAGTCCGGTTCGGGGAAGTCGGTGACCTCGCTGGCTCTGCTGGGCCTGCACAAGGGCACCCGCGCCCAGGTCTCCGGCGAGATCCGGCTGGAGGGCCGGGACCTTGTCGCCCTCCCGGAGCACGACATGCGCGAGCTGCGCGGCCGGACGGTCTCCATGATCTTCCAGGACCCGCTGTCCGCCCTGCACCCGTACTTCACCGTCGGCGCCCAGATCGCCGAGGCGTACCAGGTGCACCACAAGGTCTCCAGGAAGGAGGCCCGCGACCGGGCCGTGGAGATGCTGAAACGGGTCGGTATCCCGCAGCCCGACCGCCGGGCGAAGGACTATCCGCACCAGTTCTCCGGCGGTATGCGGCAGCGCGCCATGATCGCCATGGCGCTGGTCTGCGACCCCGCACTGCTCATCGCCGACGAACCCACCACGGCCCTCGACGTCACCGTCCAGGCGCAGATCCTGGACCTGATCCGCGATCTCCAGGAGGAGTTCGGCTCCGCCGTCATCCTCATCACCCACGATCTCGGGGTGGTGGCCGACATCGCCGACGACATCCTGGTGATGTACGGCGGCCGCCGCATCGAGTACGGCAGTGTGCGGGACGTCCTCACCCAGCCCGAACACCCCTACACCTGGGGCCTGTTGGAGTCGATGCCGCACATCGCCGGGGACGTGGACCGGCGGCTGAACCCGATCGCCGGATCCCCGCCGAGCCTGATCGACCTGCCGAGCGGCTGCGCCTTCCACCCGCGCTGCACCTTCAAGGGCTGGGTGCCCGACGGTCTCTGCGCGGTGGAGCGGCCCGAACTGCTGGCGGTGGCGGGCACCGACCGGCACATCGCGGCCTGCCATCTCACCGCGGAGACCAAGCAGGAGATCCGCGGCCGCAGGACCGCCCAGTGA